The Prochlorococcus sp. MIT 1300 genome has a window encoding:
- a CDS encoding CPBP family intramembrane glutamic endopeptidase, with product MPTLSLIPCLYLLGWLIVQPFRLYRSDLLPEELALFGTLISFISFLFFMPGWAKVRWKTSSPWIYLGLVEKKKSLNLALTKFSRGLLLAAFLLVLLMGPILLFGWGEWLGSWSPRLVVDALLLVVWGLLEELIFRGWLWHELEYLISARLAIFTQAAIFSVAHIRFTFNFWDLWLLLLGLFVLGLILAARRILDKGSLWGCIGLHGGLAAGWFVLTNGLISLSSNAPIWLVGPANPIGGGVPIAVLCVILLLQVNAVPITRRPSNGARNASSKGATP from the coding sequence GTGCCAACACTTTCCTTGATCCCTTGCCTGTACCTTTTGGGCTGGTTGATAGTGCAACCATTCAGGCTATATAGATCAGATTTATTACCTGAAGAACTTGCGTTGTTTGGCACTTTAATAAGCTTTATTTCCTTTCTTTTTTTCATGCCTGGATGGGCAAAGGTTAGATGGAAAACATCTTCTCCTTGGATATATCTGGGTTTAGTAGAAAAGAAAAAATCATTGAACTTAGCGCTTACAAAATTTTCAAGAGGTTTATTGCTCGCAGCTTTTTTGTTGGTTCTTTTAATGGGGCCAATCTTACTATTTGGGTGGGGAGAATGGCTTGGCAGTTGGAGCCCAAGACTTGTGGTAGATGCCTTGCTCCTGGTCGTTTGGGGTTTGTTAGAAGAATTGATATTTAGAGGGTGGTTATGGCATGAGCTTGAGTATTTGATTTCAGCTAGGTTGGCTATATTCACGCAAGCAGCAATCTTTAGTGTTGCACATATTAGATTCACTTTTAATTTTTGGGATTTATGGCTATTGCTCTTGGGGTTATTTGTGCTTGGTTTGATTTTGGCTGCCAGAAGGATTTTAGATAAAGGTTCTTTATGGGGTTGTATAGGCTTGCATGGAGGGTTGGCTGCAGGATGGTTTGTTCTTACAAATGGGCTGATAAGCCTTTCTTCTAATGCTCCTATATGGTTGGTTGGCCCTGCAAACCCTATTGGGGGAGGCGTACCTATTGCTGTTTTATGTGTAATTCTTTTGCTTCAAGTAAATGCAGTTCCAATCACTCGTCGACCATCTAATGGAGCTCGTAATGCTTCTTCTAAGGGGGCGACTCCATAA